In Strigops habroptila isolate Jane chromosome 4, bStrHab1.2.pri, whole genome shotgun sequence, a single genomic region encodes these proteins:
- the PHRF1 gene encoding PHD and RING finger domain-containing protein 1 isoform X1: MRSRNPSGARGLPAVQLAVVTRPGPVARALEPSPRRANFQCPAMDDDSQDELINKNAALGKSKRQSLALLSETESNGGNSGVSEDDTGSEEEEDDTEEEGGEEDKEESEDEELEDCEDDDDDGEEEEEEEAEASGGGTADSLKVEPRVNGASVSSDEDGEHCPICLNTFRDQVVGTPENCSHYFCLDCIVEWSKNANSCPVDRILFMNINIRAHFGGEILRKIPVENTIFQGNYGEDDPTFCEVCGRSDREDRLLLCDGCDAGYHMECLNPPLSEIPVDEWFCPACAPMGVSAAADTDHVSDEEVAAIMADVTPTTSRLRPHARTRAIARTRQSERVRATVNRNRITTAQQIQHVPAYLMPSLLDETIEAVISGINTAIYERPVTPLPAPAPTPVPARAPTPAPAPAPAPDPTLDPAPDPTPTTAPDSTLAPALDPTPASALAPTRQKRKAGRRKKVRGKKRTQTKSSAGKKSSGTQLKRRKSLIKKRRGKKMRVRSRMKNEVTTRSRIARTLGLSKPVRGASLPSMSKPTEPSLGLMRADIGAASLSVFGDPYELDPYESNEEVPANPDSPVSSKRRVLSQSALRSHRPVARPISVGLPRSSVPAASPEQEAEAAPVPDLLGSILSGQSFLMMSSSDVVINRDGSLTAKKAAPLHRKSANDSRAEDSSGHNAQPSTVHSGTTASSSTPGPSVSLGLSTQIRPSSSSSSSSSSSLFSSPSPSLSRIDPAANPAQTTSEKATVKSEYSMTPRSVQTQNVAALSRHGSRLDEMPRCNGNSKNFAATDSSSSKPLSCNLNSASKAVTVRQPLKPPSKRIDIFELPRIPKIKKETSSKQVEPEPAGSQSCDIPSSCITQLTGKESTNQPGKGGKVESQKSTAKESQQQTRTSGVSFSTNTGVHGSSLLLGTSRSKGPSSFESFKINIPGNAGHPSRLSNPGFCNTFRPVDDKVQQKESPLPLFSVKKKQVKSEIYDPFEPTGSDSSSASSSPERLGSGIPLTNITRTISIENPKVQTFQTVRRFTPYMVENVFGSGADFDVPSSNTESHDDVTVESRIVEPISDTEERDNMDEDDFLSSPCTSSAVKQISNAACFKEEKRDGPNVFFNAEELIRPNINVKVEPDSPSKNDGHQNVQNVEQTERRSRSRSCSNSSSRGKKKLKRKKALVKEHRRSRSGSRDRAHSRDRSSRSASWSGGEERSKTQTPKPKSRRSSTDRSSSHERSKKKKMKDKTKDKKAKTSWSRERRKSRSRSGSPGSTSEFHENRKKKRQSRSRSRRRERSRSNSIERTKRRKHKRDKSYERYDKDSGLRSRDRKRSRSRSRERRKWRSRSRSTSRSREHKSSKSKEKRPRSRSRSKERKHKSKETSLPPPPEKDQKPPVENVSRCLEQPHSFKQEPKEELVLEELSITIQPNVKLEEVQAETPVQLREVQEIIKVEPICKEVTNETAFPVPEITDICVPIGNVDSFAEAELMSSDPAVLGSCNNTNLEITVKIENTALCPSLMEPPPKKEVIIHAPTEAAPIQSPSKSKITDCVRELKDECLVSNEKTGNFSKPELEVVPQGPALKSKAPVKRVTWNLQEEESGTLSAGKAPRMPFYKLQRAKEGAWKAEDLNQTLNQVQLNEPPPTNYMIPEPMFPDLDSSQVYCQNTPLTPPLPSSLPPYAPVSQPTVQFIMQGSLPALVCMAGQSLTPEPGSLATASEPGIQAASVGNAEENIEAPKPPVDKIKNEEYMKKLHMQERAVEEVKLAIKPFYQKREITKEEYKSILRKAVQKICHSKSGEINPMKVANLVKAYVEKYKHMRKHKKSDGEDTHEVEN, translated from the exons ATGCGTTCCCGCAACCCTTCCGGGGCGAGGGGGCTTCCTGCCGTGCAGCTGGCGGTGGTGACGCGGCCCGGCCCGGTGGCGCGAGCGCTGGAGCCTTCTCCTCGT AGAGCCAATTTCCAATGTCCTGCCATGGATGATGACAGCCAGGATGAACTGATAAACAAGAATGCTGCACTAGGCAAGAGCAAAAGACAGAGTCTTGCGCTCCTCAGTGAAACAG aaagcaatGGTGGAAATAGCGGTGTTTCAGAAGATGATACTGGaagtgaggaagaggaagatgacactgaggaagaaggaggagaggaggacaAGGAAGAAAGTGAAGATGAAGAATTAGAAG ATtgtgaagatgatgatgatgatggtgaagaggaagaggaggaagaagctgaGGCCAGTGGGGGAGGAACGGCCGATTCTCTGAAAGTAGAGCCACGCGTAAACGGAGCGAGCGTTTCCTCTGATGAGGATGGTGAACACTGCCCCATTTGCCTCAACACATTTAGGGATCAGGTTGTTGGGACTCCTGAAAACTGTTCCCATTACTTCTGCTTGGACTGTATTGTGGAGTGGTCTAAG aATGCAAACTCCTGTCCGGTGGATCGAATCCTCTTTATGAACATTAACATTCGGGCACATTTTGGTGGTGAAATCTTAAGAAAG ATTCCTGTTGAGAACACGATTTTTCAGGGTAATTATGGAGAGGATGACCCAACCTTCTGTGAGGTGTGTGGCAGAAGTGACCGTGAAGATCgcctgctgctgtgtgatggCTGTGATGCAGG GTATCACATGGAATGCCTTAATCCACCTCTGAGTGAAATTCCTGTAGATGAATGGTTCTGTCCAGCCTGTGCCCCCATGggtgtcagtgctgctgcag acACAGATCATGTCAGTGATGAAGAGGTTGCTGCCATCATGGCTGATGTTACTCCTACCACCAGCAGGCTGCGCCCTCACGCCCGAACCCGAGCTATCGCCAGAACTCGGCAAAGCGAACGAGTTAGGGCAACAGTGAACAGAAACCGCATAACAACAGCCCAACAAATTCAG CACGTGCCAGCGTACCTCATGCCCTCTCTTCTGGATGAAACAATTGAGGCAGTTATTTCAGGCATAAACACAGCCATCTACGAGCGTCCTGTAACACCGCTCCCTGCACCGGCTCCTACACCAGTCCCTGCACGGGCTCCTACACCGgcccctgcaccagctcctgcacCAGATCCTACACTGGACCCTGCACCGGATCCTACACCAACCACTGCTCCAGATTCTACACTGGCCCCTGCACTGGATCCTACGCCAGCTTCTGCACTGGCTCCTACtaggcagaaaagaaaagcag GTAGGAGGAAGAAAGtaagaggcaaaaaaagaacTCAGACAAAATCTTCTGCTGGGAAGAAGAGTTCAGGGACACAGCTGAAGAGACGCAAGAGTCTGATAAagaagagaagggggaaaaagatgAGAGTAAGATCACGT ATGAAAAATGAGGTTACTACTCGCTCCCGTATTGCAAGAACTCTTGGTCTTAGCAAACCTGTGCGTGGGGCCTCACTTCCTTCCATGTCCAAACCAACGGAGCCCTCACTTGGCCTGATGAGAGCAGATATCGGTGCAGCTTCTCTCTCTGTGTTTGGAGATCCGTATGAGCTGGATCCTTATGAAAG tAATGAAGAGGTTCCAGCAAATCCAGATTCACCAGTGAGTTCCAAAAGGAGAGTTCTCTCCCAGTCAGCACTGAGGTCTCACCGTCCTGTAGCTAGACCTATTTCTGTGGGACTTCCCAG AAGCAGTGTCCCTGCTGCGAGTCCTGAACAAGAAGCAGAAGCTGCCCCTGTACCTGATCTGTTGGGAAGTATCCTGTCTGGACAGAGCTTTCTCATGATGAGTAGTTCGGATGTGGTCATCAACAGAGATGGTTCGCTGACGGCGAAGAAGGCAG CTCCACTTCATAGAAAATCAGCGAATGACTCGAGAGCAGAGGATAGTTCAGGACATAACGCCCAACCAAGTACAGTGCACTCAGGGACCACAGCAAGCAGCTCCACTCCTGGACCTTCAGTTTCTTTGGGGCTGAGTACTCAGATCagaccctcctcttcctcctcctcctcctcctcctcaagcTTGTTTTCATCACCTTCACCCTCACTGAGCAGGATTGATCCTGCAGCAAACCCAGCACAGACTACATCAGAAAAGGCAACTGTAAAATCAGAATATTCAATGACACCCAGATCTGTTCAGACTCAGAACGtagctgctctgagcaggcaTGGCTCCAGGTTAGATGAAATGCCCAGATGTAATGGAAACTCTAAAAACTTTGCAGCCACTGACTCGTCATCTTCAAAGCCCCTGAGCTGTAATTTGAATTCTGCCTCAAAAGCTGTAACTGTGAGGCAGCCATTAAAACCACCTTCCAAGAGAATTGACATCTTTGAGCTTCCCAGGATACCaaagattaaaaaggaaaccagCAGCAAGCAGGTGGAGCCAGAACCTGCAGGAAGCCAAAGCTGTGACATCCCCAGCTCCTGTATAACCCAGCTGACTGGCAAAGAGAGCACTAATCAGCCAGGAAAGGGTGGCAAGGTGGAAAGTCAGAAGTCAACTGCCAAGGAATCCCAGCAACAAACACGTACAAGTGGGGTGTCTTTTTCTACCAATACAGGTGTGCATGGCAGTTCATTGCTACTAGGCACTTCAAGGAGCAAAGGCCCAAGCTCTTTTGAgagttttaaaatcaatattccTGGAAACGCAGGGCATCCCAGCAGACTCTCTAACCCAGGATTCTGTAACACCTTCCGCCCTGTGGATGACAAAGTGCAACAGAAAGAGAGTCCTTTGCCTCTTTTCTCAGTTAAGAAAAAGCAGGTCAAAAGTGAGATATATGATCCCTTTGAGCCAACAGGATCGGACTCGAGTTCAGCAAGCAGCAGTCCTGAAAGGCTTGGCTCAGGGATTCCACTAACTAATATTACCAGGACTATTTCCATTGAAAATCCCAAAGTTCAAACGTTTCAAACTGTCCGTCGTTTCACCCCTTACATGgtagaaaatgtgtttggatCTGGAGCTGACTTTGACGTACCATCTAGTAACACAGAGTCTCATGATGACGTGACAGTAGAAAGCAGGATTGTAGAACCGATCTCTGATACAGAGGAGCGGGACAATATGGATGAAGACGACTTTCTAAGCAGTCCTTGCACTTCATCTGCTGTTAAGCAAATTTCTAATGCAGCGtgtttcaaagaggaaaagagagacgGCCCTAATGTGTTCTTTAATGCTGAAGAATTGATTAGACCTAATATTAATGTGAAAGTAGAACCAGATAGTCCCTCAAAGAATGATGGGCACCAGAATGTCCAAAACGTAGAACAGACAGAGAGACGATCACGTTCCAGATCCTGTTCAAATTCCAGCTCTCGAGGCAAGAagaagttaaaaaggaaaaaggcactTGTCAAAGAGCATAGGAGATCCCGATCAGGGTCTAGGGATAGGGCACACTCGAGGGACCGAAGCTCCAGATCTGCCTCTTGGTCGGGTGGAGAAGAGCGTAGCAAAACACAAACGCCAAAACCCAAGAGCAGGAGGTCGTCTACTGACCGTTCTAGCAGTCACGAACGatctaagaaaaagaaaatgaaggataaAACCAAggataaaaaggcaaaaacttCTTGGTCtagggagagaaggaaatctAGGTCACGTTCAGGTAGTCCTGGAAGTACTTCTGAGTTTcatgaaaataggaaaaagaaaagacagtctCGATCAAGATCAAGACGGAGGGAACGTTCCCGATCGAACAGCATCGAGAGGACTAAAAGGCGGAAACACAAAAGAGACAAAAGCTATGAGAGGTATGATAAAGACAGCGGCTTGAGGTCAAGGGACAGAAAGAGATCAAGATCCAGGTCTCgggagaggagaaaatggaGGTCTCGGTCTCGGTCTACATCTCGATCTCGGgagcacaaaagcagcaaatcaaaggaaaaaagaccaCGATCAAGGTCACgttccaaagaaagaaaacacaaatcaaaagaGACATCACTTCCTCCTCCACCAGAAAAGGATCAAAAGCCTCCAGTTGAAAATGTGTCCAGATGTCTGGAGCAACCCCATTCCTTCAAACAAGAGCCAAAGGAGGAGCTAGTACTGGAAGAGCTTTCCATAACCATCCAACCAAATGTCAAACTTGAGGAAGTACAAGCTGAGACCCCAGTTCAACTGAGAGAGGTCCAAGAAATTATAAAGGTAGAGCCCATCTGTAAGGAAGTGACCAATGAAACTGCATTCCCTGTGCCAGAGATCACAGACATTTGTGTTCCAATTGGCAATGTGGATTCTTTTGCTGAAGCAGAATTAATGAGCAGTGATCCAGCAGTGCTTGGTAGCTGTAACAATACAAACCTTGAGATTAcagttaaaatagaaaatactgcattatGTCCATCTCTGATGGAACCACCCCCAAAGAAGGAAGTTATCATACATGCTCCAACTGAGGCTGCACCAATTCAAAGCCCatccaaaagcaaaataacagaTTGTGTGAGGGAGCTTAAAGATGAGTGCCTTGTGTCAAATGAGAAAACTGGTAATTTCAGTAAGCCTGAACTGGAGGTGGTACCTCAGGGTCCTGCATTGAAATCAAAAGCACCAGTGAAAAGAGTTACCTGGAATCTTCAAGAGGAAGAAAGCGGCACATTGTCTGCTGGAAAAGCTCCAA GGATGCCATTTTACAAACTTCAGCGAGCAAAAGAAGGTGCCTGGAAAGCAGAGGACTTGAACCAAACGTTAAATCAGGTGCAGTTAAATGAGCCTCCTCCAACCAATTATATGATTCCTGAGCCTATGTTTCCTGATCTAGATTCCTCTCAG GTGTACTGTCAAAATACACCTTTGACACCACCTCTGCCCTCCAGCCTTCCCCCCTATGCCCCTGTCAGCCAGCCCACAGTTCAGTTTATCATGCAAGGTAGTCTTCCGGCGCTTGTCTGCATGGCAGGACAGAGCCTGACTCCAGAGCCGGGCAGCCTGGCAACTGCATCTGAACCAGGAATCCAAGCTGCTTCTGTTGGAAACGCAGAAGAAAATATCGAAGCACCCAAACCTCCAgtggataaaataaaaaacGAGGAA TATATGAAGAAGCTTCACATGCAGGAAAGGGCTGTGGAAGAAGTGAAACTTGCTATTAAACCCTTTTACCAGAAGAGGGAGATTACAAAGGAGGAGTACAAGAGCATTCTTCGAAAAGCAGTGCAAAAG ATCTGCCACAGCAAAAGTGGAGAGATCAACCCTATGAAGGTGGCTAATCTGGTGAAGGCATAtgtggaaaaatacaaacatatgaGGAAACATAAGAAATCTGATGGTGAAGATACACATGAAGTGGAAAACTGA
- the PHRF1 gene encoding PHD and RING finger domain-containing protein 1 isoform X2 — protein MRSRNPSGARGLPAVQLAVVTRPGPVARALEPSPRRANFQCPAMDDDSQDELINKNAALGKSKRQSLALLSETESNGGNSGVSEDDTGSEEEEDDTEEEGGEEDKEESEDEELEDCEDDDDDGEEEEEEEAEASGGGTADSLKVEPRVNGASVSSDEDGEHCPICLNTFRDQVVGTPENCSHYFCLDCIVEWSKNANSCPVDRILFMNINIRAHFGGEILRKIPVENTIFQGNYGEDDPTFCEVCGRSDREDRLLLCDGCDAGYHMECLNPPLSEIPVDEWFCPACAPMGVSAAADTDHVSDEEVAAIMADVTPTTSRLRPHARTRAIARTRQSERVRATVNRNRITTAQQIQHVPAYLMPSLLDETIEAVISGINTAIYERPVTPLPAPAPTPVPARAPTPAPAPAPAPDPTLDPAPDPTPTTAPDSTLAPALDPTPASALAPTRQKRKAGRRKKVRGKKRTQTKSSAGKKSSGTQLKRRKSLIKKRRGKKMRVRSRMKNEVTTRSRIARTLGLSKPVRGASLPSMSKPTEPSLGLMRADIGAASLSVFGDPYELDPYESNEEVPANPDSPVSSKRRVLSQSALRSHRPVARPISVGLPRSSVPAASPEQEAEAAPVPDLLGSILSGQSFLMMSSSDVVINRDGSLTAKKAAPLHRKSANDSRAEDSSGHNAQPSTVHSGTTASSSTPGPSVSLGLSTQIRPSSSSSSSSSSSLFSSPSPSLSRIDPAANPAQTTSEKATVKSEYSMTPRSVQTQNVAALSRHGSRLDEMPRCNGNSKNFAATDSSSSKPLSCNLNSASKAVTVRQPLKPPSKRIDIFELPRIPKIKKETSSKQVEPEPAGSQSCDIPSSCITQLTGKESTNQPGKGGKVESQKSTAKESQQQTRTSGVSFSTNTGVHGSSLLLGTSRSKGPSSFESFKINIPGNAGHPSRLSNPGFCNTFRPVDDKVQQKESPLPLFSVKKKQVKSEIYDPFEPTGSDSSSASSSPERLGSGIPLTNITRTISIENPKVQTFQTVRRFTPYMVENVFGSGADFDVPSSNTESHDDVTVESRIVEPISDTEERDNMDEDDFLSSPCTSSAVKQISNAACFKEEKRDGPNVFFNAEELIRPNINVKVEPDSPSKNDGHQNVQNVEQTERRSRSRSCSNSSSRGKKKLKRKKALVKEHRRSRSGSRDRAHSRDRSSRSASWSGGEERSKTQTPKPKSRRSSTDRSSSHERSKKKKMKDKTKDKKAKTSWSRERRKSRSRSGSPGSTSEFHENRKKKRQSRSRSRRRERSRSNSIERTKRRKHKRDKSYERYDKDSGLRSRDRKRSRSRSRERRKWRSRSRSTSRSREHKSSKSKEKRPRSRSRSKERKHKSKETSLPPPPEKDQKPPVENVSRCLEQPHSFKQEPKEELVLEELSITIQPNVKLEEVQAETPVQLREVQEIIKVEPICKEVTNETAFPVPEITDICVPIGNVDSFAEAELMSSDPAVLGSCNNTNLEITVKIENTALCPSLMEPPPKKEVIIHAPTEAAPIQSPSKSKITDCVRELKDECLVSNEKTGNFSKPELEVVPQGPALKSKAPVKRVTWNLQEEESGTLSAGKAPRMPFYKLQRAKEGAWKAEDLNQTLNQVYCQNTPLTPPLPSSLPPYAPVSQPTVQFIMQGSLPALVCMAGQSLTPEPGSLATASEPGIQAASVGNAEENIEAPKPPVDKIKNEEYMKKLHMQERAVEEVKLAIKPFYQKREITKEEYKSILRKAVQKICHSKSGEINPMKVANLVKAYVEKYKHMRKHKKSDGEDTHEVEN, from the exons ATGCGTTCCCGCAACCCTTCCGGGGCGAGGGGGCTTCCTGCCGTGCAGCTGGCGGTGGTGACGCGGCCCGGCCCGGTGGCGCGAGCGCTGGAGCCTTCTCCTCGT AGAGCCAATTTCCAATGTCCTGCCATGGATGATGACAGCCAGGATGAACTGATAAACAAGAATGCTGCACTAGGCAAGAGCAAAAGACAGAGTCTTGCGCTCCTCAGTGAAACAG aaagcaatGGTGGAAATAGCGGTGTTTCAGAAGATGATACTGGaagtgaggaagaggaagatgacactgaggaagaaggaggagaggaggacaAGGAAGAAAGTGAAGATGAAGAATTAGAAG ATtgtgaagatgatgatgatgatggtgaagaggaagaggaggaagaagctgaGGCCAGTGGGGGAGGAACGGCCGATTCTCTGAAAGTAGAGCCACGCGTAAACGGAGCGAGCGTTTCCTCTGATGAGGATGGTGAACACTGCCCCATTTGCCTCAACACATTTAGGGATCAGGTTGTTGGGACTCCTGAAAACTGTTCCCATTACTTCTGCTTGGACTGTATTGTGGAGTGGTCTAAG aATGCAAACTCCTGTCCGGTGGATCGAATCCTCTTTATGAACATTAACATTCGGGCACATTTTGGTGGTGAAATCTTAAGAAAG ATTCCTGTTGAGAACACGATTTTTCAGGGTAATTATGGAGAGGATGACCCAACCTTCTGTGAGGTGTGTGGCAGAAGTGACCGTGAAGATCgcctgctgctgtgtgatggCTGTGATGCAGG GTATCACATGGAATGCCTTAATCCACCTCTGAGTGAAATTCCTGTAGATGAATGGTTCTGTCCAGCCTGTGCCCCCATGggtgtcagtgctgctgcag acACAGATCATGTCAGTGATGAAGAGGTTGCTGCCATCATGGCTGATGTTACTCCTACCACCAGCAGGCTGCGCCCTCACGCCCGAACCCGAGCTATCGCCAGAACTCGGCAAAGCGAACGAGTTAGGGCAACAGTGAACAGAAACCGCATAACAACAGCCCAACAAATTCAG CACGTGCCAGCGTACCTCATGCCCTCTCTTCTGGATGAAACAATTGAGGCAGTTATTTCAGGCATAAACACAGCCATCTACGAGCGTCCTGTAACACCGCTCCCTGCACCGGCTCCTACACCAGTCCCTGCACGGGCTCCTACACCGgcccctgcaccagctcctgcacCAGATCCTACACTGGACCCTGCACCGGATCCTACACCAACCACTGCTCCAGATTCTACACTGGCCCCTGCACTGGATCCTACGCCAGCTTCTGCACTGGCTCCTACtaggcagaaaagaaaagcag GTAGGAGGAAGAAAGtaagaggcaaaaaaagaacTCAGACAAAATCTTCTGCTGGGAAGAAGAGTTCAGGGACACAGCTGAAGAGACGCAAGAGTCTGATAAagaagagaagggggaaaaagatgAGAGTAAGATCACGT ATGAAAAATGAGGTTACTACTCGCTCCCGTATTGCAAGAACTCTTGGTCTTAGCAAACCTGTGCGTGGGGCCTCACTTCCTTCCATGTCCAAACCAACGGAGCCCTCACTTGGCCTGATGAGAGCAGATATCGGTGCAGCTTCTCTCTCTGTGTTTGGAGATCCGTATGAGCTGGATCCTTATGAAAG tAATGAAGAGGTTCCAGCAAATCCAGATTCACCAGTGAGTTCCAAAAGGAGAGTTCTCTCCCAGTCAGCACTGAGGTCTCACCGTCCTGTAGCTAGACCTATTTCTGTGGGACTTCCCAG AAGCAGTGTCCCTGCTGCGAGTCCTGAACAAGAAGCAGAAGCTGCCCCTGTACCTGATCTGTTGGGAAGTATCCTGTCTGGACAGAGCTTTCTCATGATGAGTAGTTCGGATGTGGTCATCAACAGAGATGGTTCGCTGACGGCGAAGAAGGCAG CTCCACTTCATAGAAAATCAGCGAATGACTCGAGAGCAGAGGATAGTTCAGGACATAACGCCCAACCAAGTACAGTGCACTCAGGGACCACAGCAAGCAGCTCCACTCCTGGACCTTCAGTTTCTTTGGGGCTGAGTACTCAGATCagaccctcctcttcctcctcctcctcctcctcctcaagcTTGTTTTCATCACCTTCACCCTCACTGAGCAGGATTGATCCTGCAGCAAACCCAGCACAGACTACATCAGAAAAGGCAACTGTAAAATCAGAATATTCAATGACACCCAGATCTGTTCAGACTCAGAACGtagctgctctgagcaggcaTGGCTCCAGGTTAGATGAAATGCCCAGATGTAATGGAAACTCTAAAAACTTTGCAGCCACTGACTCGTCATCTTCAAAGCCCCTGAGCTGTAATTTGAATTCTGCCTCAAAAGCTGTAACTGTGAGGCAGCCATTAAAACCACCTTCCAAGAGAATTGACATCTTTGAGCTTCCCAGGATACCaaagattaaaaaggaaaccagCAGCAAGCAGGTGGAGCCAGAACCTGCAGGAAGCCAAAGCTGTGACATCCCCAGCTCCTGTATAACCCAGCTGACTGGCAAAGAGAGCACTAATCAGCCAGGAAAGGGTGGCAAGGTGGAAAGTCAGAAGTCAACTGCCAAGGAATCCCAGCAACAAACACGTACAAGTGGGGTGTCTTTTTCTACCAATACAGGTGTGCATGGCAGTTCATTGCTACTAGGCACTTCAAGGAGCAAAGGCCCAAGCTCTTTTGAgagttttaaaatcaatattccTGGAAACGCAGGGCATCCCAGCAGACTCTCTAACCCAGGATTCTGTAACACCTTCCGCCCTGTGGATGACAAAGTGCAACAGAAAGAGAGTCCTTTGCCTCTTTTCTCAGTTAAGAAAAAGCAGGTCAAAAGTGAGATATATGATCCCTTTGAGCCAACAGGATCGGACTCGAGTTCAGCAAGCAGCAGTCCTGAAAGGCTTGGCTCAGGGATTCCACTAACTAATATTACCAGGACTATTTCCATTGAAAATCCCAAAGTTCAAACGTTTCAAACTGTCCGTCGTTTCACCCCTTACATGgtagaaaatgtgtttggatCTGGAGCTGACTTTGACGTACCATCTAGTAACACAGAGTCTCATGATGACGTGACAGTAGAAAGCAGGATTGTAGAACCGATCTCTGATACAGAGGAGCGGGACAATATGGATGAAGACGACTTTCTAAGCAGTCCTTGCACTTCATCTGCTGTTAAGCAAATTTCTAATGCAGCGtgtttcaaagaggaaaagagagacgGCCCTAATGTGTTCTTTAATGCTGAAGAATTGATTAGACCTAATATTAATGTGAAAGTAGAACCAGATAGTCCCTCAAAGAATGATGGGCACCAGAATGTCCAAAACGTAGAACAGACAGAGAGACGATCACGTTCCAGATCCTGTTCAAATTCCAGCTCTCGAGGCAAGAagaagttaaaaaggaaaaaggcactTGTCAAAGAGCATAGGAGATCCCGATCAGGGTCTAGGGATAGGGCACACTCGAGGGACCGAAGCTCCAGATCTGCCTCTTGGTCGGGTGGAGAAGAGCGTAGCAAAACACAAACGCCAAAACCCAAGAGCAGGAGGTCGTCTACTGACCGTTCTAGCAGTCACGAACGatctaagaaaaagaaaatgaaggataaAACCAAggataaaaaggcaaaaacttCTTGGTCtagggagagaaggaaatctAGGTCACGTTCAGGTAGTCCTGGAAGTACTTCTGAGTTTcatgaaaataggaaaaagaaaagacagtctCGATCAAGATCAAGACGGAGGGAACGTTCCCGATCGAACAGCATCGAGAGGACTAAAAGGCGGAAACACAAAAGAGACAAAAGCTATGAGAGGTATGATAAAGACAGCGGCTTGAGGTCAAGGGACAGAAAGAGATCAAGATCCAGGTCTCgggagaggagaaaatggaGGTCTCGGTCTCGGTCTACATCTCGATCTCGGgagcacaaaagcagcaaatcaaaggaaaaaagaccaCGATCAAGGTCACgttccaaagaaagaaaacacaaatcaaaagaGACATCACTTCCTCCTCCACCAGAAAAGGATCAAAAGCCTCCAGTTGAAAATGTGTCCAGATGTCTGGAGCAACCCCATTCCTTCAAACAAGAGCCAAAGGAGGAGCTAGTACTGGAAGAGCTTTCCATAACCATCCAACCAAATGTCAAACTTGAGGAAGTACAAGCTGAGACCCCAGTTCAACTGAGAGAGGTCCAAGAAATTATAAAGGTAGAGCCCATCTGTAAGGAAGTGACCAATGAAACTGCATTCCCTGTGCCAGAGATCACAGACATTTGTGTTCCAATTGGCAATGTGGATTCTTTTGCTGAAGCAGAATTAATGAGCAGTGATCCAGCAGTGCTTGGTAGCTGTAACAATACAAACCTTGAGATTAcagttaaaatagaaaatactgcattatGTCCATCTCTGATGGAACCACCCCCAAAGAAGGAAGTTATCATACATGCTCCAACTGAGGCTGCACCAATTCAAAGCCCatccaaaagcaaaataacagaTTGTGTGAGGGAGCTTAAAGATGAGTGCCTTGTGTCAAATGAGAAAACTGGTAATTTCAGTAAGCCTGAACTGGAGGTGGTACCTCAGGGTCCTGCATTGAAATCAAAAGCACCAGTGAAAAGAGTTACCTGGAATCTTCAAGAGGAAGAAAGCGGCACATTGTCTGCTGGAAAAGCTCCAA GGATGCCATTTTACAAACTTCAGCGAGCAAAAGAAGGTGCCTGGAAAGCAGAGGACTTGAACCAAACGTTAAATCAG GTGTACTGTCAAAATACACCTTTGACACCACCTCTGCCCTCCAGCCTTCCCCCCTATGCCCCTGTCAGCCAGCCCACAGTTCAGTTTATCATGCAAGGTAGTCTTCCGGCGCTTGTCTGCATGGCAGGACAGAGCCTGACTCCAGAGCCGGGCAGCCTGGCAACTGCATCTGAACCAGGAATCCAAGCTGCTTCTGTTGGAAACGCAGAAGAAAATATCGAAGCACCCAAACCTCCAgtggataaaataaaaaacGAGGAA TATATGAAGAAGCTTCACATGCAGGAAAGGGCTGTGGAAGAAGTGAAACTTGCTATTAAACCCTTTTACCAGAAGAGGGAGATTACAAAGGAGGAGTACAAGAGCATTCTTCGAAAAGCAGTGCAAAAG ATCTGCCACAGCAAAAGTGGAGAGATCAACCCTATGAAGGTGGCTAATCTGGTGAAGGCATAtgtggaaaaatacaaacatatgaGGAAACATAAGAAATCTGATGGTGAAGATACACATGAAGTGGAAAACTGA